A genomic window from Nocardioides rotundus includes:
- a CDS encoding Na(+)/H(+) antiporter subunit C — translation MNLTLVVLCAILCGSGVYLLLERSLSRVLVGLLLLSNGVNLALLSAGGPAGSSAFYGSADPADMADPLPQALILTAIVITLGTVAFVLAMAHRSWQLNANDDVQDDVEDAVIRRLASDDAQSDGYDLDGEGDDDTPEEEGS, via the coding sequence GTGAACCTGACCCTGGTCGTGCTGTGCGCCATCCTGTGCGGCTCCGGCGTCTACCTGCTGCTCGAGCGCAGCCTGAGCCGGGTCCTGGTCGGCCTGCTGCTGCTCAGCAACGGCGTGAACCTGGCGCTGCTGTCGGCCGGCGGACCGGCGGGGTCCTCGGCGTTCTACGGCTCCGCCGACCCCGCCGACATGGCCGACCCGCTGCCCCAGGCGCTGATCCTCACCGCGATCGTCATCACCCTGGGGACGGTCGCGTTCGTGCTCGCCATGGCCCACCGCAGCTGGCAGCTCAACGCCAACGACGACGTCCAGGACGACGTCGAGGACGCCGTGATCCGCCGGCTCGCCAGCGACGACGCGCAGTCCGACGGCTACGACCTCGACGGCGAGGGCGACGACGACACCCCCGAGGAGGAGGGCTCGTGA